From Anaerohalosphaera lusitana, one genomic window encodes:
- the hisS gene encoding histidine--tRNA ligase, translated as MKIKAVKGTRDFYPQPMAVRNFIIDGWKEASLRNGFEEYDGPIFEYLKMYQVKSGDEIVEQLFNFEDRGGRHLAIRPEITPTLARMVNQQINALPRPIKWFSVPRLCRAERPQKGRLREFFQWNIDIIGVDSVLADAEVIFTSIDYLRGLGLDADDIKARISSRKLLAAFLKSAGIAEDQLESIYPVLDKKPKLPPEAFDELLLKSIPDSDIAEKVQKFMVLDDVAKIAAMSDGSEELEDAIAELAELFRILDNMGIADYCVFDPGIVRGLAYYTGVVFEVHDVVGELRALCGGGRYDNLLSDFGGPSVPATGMGMGDCVLEILLREKGLLKDDKLQTKKIDCFVAYASGEFAGEAVKLTAELRGLGVFTDFSYKGGNLGKQLKKAASAGASHTVIIGQEFADGGKYVLKTMATGDQAEVTPESLYEMVTRDKG; from the coding sequence ATGAAGATCAAAGCAGTTAAGGGAACACGTGATTTCTATCCACAGCCGATGGCTGTACGCAACTTTATCATAGACGGCTGGAAAGAGGCCTCACTACGCAACGGGTTCGAAGAATACGACGGCCCAATATTCGAGTACCTCAAGATGTACCAGGTCAAGAGCGGCGATGAGATCGTCGAGCAGCTCTTCAATTTCGAGGACCGCGGCGGCAGACACCTGGCAATTCGGCCCGAGATCACCCCGACCCTCGCCCGGATGGTCAACCAGCAGATTAACGCACTGCCTCGCCCGATCAAATGGTTCTCGGTTCCGCGCCTGTGCAGGGCGGAAAGGCCGCAAAAAGGGCGTTTACGTGAGTTTTTCCAGTGGAACATAGACATAATCGGCGTCGACAGCGTGCTTGCCGATGCTGAGGTGATCTTCACGTCCATTGACTATCTTCGCGGACTGGGACTGGATGCGGATGATATCAAGGCCAGAATTTCCAGTCGCAAACTGCTGGCAGCGTTCCTGAAAAGCGCCGGCATAGCAGAAGACCAGCTCGAATCGATCTACCCCGTGCTGGACAAAAAGCCCAAACTCCCGCCCGAAGCATTCGATGAGCTCTTGCTCAAATCGATACCGGACAGCGATATCGCTGAAAAGGTCCAAAAGTTCATGGTGCTGGATGACGTTGCGAAGATCGCGGCAATGTCCGACGGCAGCGAAGAACTTGAAGATGCGATTGCCGAGCTTGCCGAACTTTTCCGCATCCTGGATAACATGGGTATTGCTGACTACTGCGTATTCGATCCGGGCATCGTTCGAGGCCTGGCCTATTATACCGGCGTAGTTTTCGAGGTTCACGATGTGGTTGGTGAGCTGCGAGCTTTGTGCGGCGGGGGACGTTATGACAACCTGCTCAGCGATTTCGGCGGCCCGTCAGTCCCGGCAACAGGTATGGGCATGGGCGACTGCGTCTTGGAGATACTGCTTCGTGAGAAGGGGCTGCTCAAGGACGATAAGCTCCAGACAAAAAAGATTGACTGTTTCGTTGCCTATGCGTCCGGCGAGTTTGCAGGCGAAGCGGTGAAACTGACAGCCGAGCTTCGGGGACTCGGCGTCTTTACCGATTTCAGCTACAAGGGCGGCAATCTGGGCAAGCAGCTCAAAAAGGCTGCTTCTGCCGGAGCGAGCCATACCGTCATTATCGGGCAGGAATTTGCGGACGGCGGAAAATACGTCTTAAAGACGATGGCAACGGGCGATCAGGCCGAAGTCACGCCAGAATCCCTCTACGAGATGGTCACCCGAGACAAGGGTTAG
- a CDS encoding HYExAFE family protein: MSSQSNDYEIALESWLIENRLKYVAVDQQKRNHFARNSVKSFDFLLYNNRAGLCPDAADMIVAEVKGRLYKGTNFASLSGLQNWVTQDDVIGLEDWQSVLQESSARQKVEAVFVFAYRFEKIDVETDGRATYDFCDNRYAFLAVKLDDYRKLMKVRSPKWKTFSVPAADFRQIAKPLGQFLL, translated from the coding sequence ATGTCGTCACAATCCAACGATTATGAGATAGCCCTTGAAAGCTGGTTGATCGAAAATCGCCTCAAATATGTGGCAGTGGACCAGCAGAAACGCAATCACTTTGCACGCAACAGCGTCAAGAGTTTTGACTTCCTGTTGTACAACAATAGGGCGGGTCTCTGCCCCGATGCTGCAGATATGATCGTAGCGGAAGTGAAGGGCAGGCTCTACAAGGGGACAAATTTCGCAAGCCTTTCTGGGCTTCAGAACTGGGTCACGCAAGATGACGTGATAGGTCTGGAGGATTGGCAGTCCGTTCTTCAGGAGTCCTCGGCACGACAAAAGGTTGAAGCGGTTTTTGTCTTTGCATACCGGTTTGAGAAAATAGACGTTGAAACTGACGGCAGGGCGACTTATGATTTCTGCGACAACCGTTATGCGTTTTTAGCGGTAAAACTCGATGATTATCGCAAACTAATGAAAGTCAGGAGCCCAAAATGGAAGACTTTTTCCGTGCCGGCTGCCGATTTCAGGCAAATTGCAAAGCCGCTCGGGCAGTTCCTGCTTTGA
- the bioB gene encoding biotin synthase BioB, protein MNKIITDLAGKVLTGELLDQNECRMLLDEAESDYDDLLYWANRIRQANFGNKVKMCSIVPARLGGCDQDCAFCAQSVRYNTNIDKRAKLLSDEEILAAARNARDNGVRSFGIVYSGRAITDEELDRVIELAKIIKNDYGLQLCGSLGTISAEQAKLLADAGFSRYNHNVETSRSHFPNIVTTHKFDDRVKTIKNAISAGLGVCGGGLFGLGETQADRIEMAIELRDLGVDMVPMNFLHPIEGTPMGDNEPMQPREILTTVALYRFILPKASLKVAGGRKLNLRTLQSWIFQAGATSIITGDYLTTAGSSVSEDVQMLKDLGLEPC, encoded by the coding sequence ATGAACAAGATTATTACGGATCTTGCCGGCAAGGTTCTCACCGGCGAGCTCCTGGATCAGAATGAGTGTCGGATGCTGCTCGACGAAGCAGAGTCCGATTATGACGACCTTCTCTATTGGGCGAACCGCATCAGGCAGGCGAATTTCGGCAATAAGGTCAAAATGTGTTCGATCGTTCCTGCCAGGCTCGGCGGCTGCGATCAAGACTGCGCGTTCTGCGCCCAGTCCGTGAGATACAACACGAACATCGACAAGCGTGCAAAGCTTTTGAGCGATGAAGAAATACTCGCAGCAGCCAGAAACGCACGAGACAACGGTGTCCGCAGCTTCGGGATAGTGTATTCCGGAAGGGCGATAACCGACGAGGAACTGGACCGGGTTATCGAACTCGCGAAGATCATAAAGAATGACTACGGCCTGCAGCTTTGCGGCTCACTTGGCACTATCTCCGCAGAACAGGCCAAGCTGCTGGCCGATGCCGGTTTTTCCAGATATAACCACAACGTGGAAACCTCGCGAAGTCATTTTCCCAATATAGTGACCACACACAAATTCGATGATCGGGTTAAGACGATCAAAAACGCTATCAGTGCGGGCCTGGGTGTGTGCGGCGGGGGTCTGTTCGGCCTAGGTGAAACCCAAGCAGATCGCATCGAGATGGCGATCGAATTGCGGGACCTCGGCGTCGACATGGTCCCGATGAACTTCCTGCACCCCATCGAAGGCACACCAATGGGTGATAACGAACCTATGCAGCCGCGAGAGATCCTGACCACGGTGGCTCTTTACCGTTTTATCCTGCCAAAGGCCAGCCTGAAGGTCGCGGGTGGCCGCAAGCTCAACCTGCGTACCCTGCAAAGCTGGATCTTCCAAGCAGGCGCGACCTCGATCATCACCGGCGACTACCTGACGACCGCGGGAAGCTCTGTAAGCGAGGACGTGCAAATGCTAAAGGACCTCGGATTGGAGCCCTGCTGA
- the rsmD gene encoding 16S rRNA (guanine(966)-N(2))-methyltransferase RsmD: MRIIAGSKRGMKLLPPKNMETRPITDRAKEALFSVIFKYDMPADCVVGDLFCGTGSMGLECLSRGAKHATFIDQSAQVIDLLEKNISKAHFEAESKVIRGNVFKIGAPVGFEEPKYDLVFVDPPYVMARDTVQKSRLGRLLHLLCEQVRPGAIVIVRTHKRTQLEDQYGELKVIDERSWGSTSVTILRYEPGEQDDDE; the protein is encoded by the coding sequence ATGCGAATAATTGCTGGATCGAAGCGCGGGATGAAGCTTTTGCCTCCCAAGAACATGGAAACAAGGCCGATCACGGATCGTGCGAAGGAGGCTTTGTTCAGCGTAATATTCAAATATGACATGCCCGCGGACTGTGTTGTAGGCGATCTGTTCTGCGGCACGGGTTCGATGGGACTTGAATGTCTCAGCAGGGGGGCGAAACATGCCACCTTCATCGATCAGAGTGCCCAGGTCATCGATCTTCTCGAAAAGAACATTTCAAAGGCGCATTTCGAGGCCGAGTCAAAGGTCATCCGGGGTAATGTATTCAAGATCGGTGCCCCGGTCGGATTCGAAGAACCAAAGTACGATCTCGTTTTCGTCGACCCGCCTTATGTGATGGCGCGGGATACGGTCCAGAAGTCCCGGCTGGGCAGGCTGCTGCATTTGCTCTGTGAGCAGGTTCGGCCTGGCGCGATAGTGATCGTTCGAACACACAAAAGGACGCAGTTGGAAGATCAGTACGGCGAGCTCAAGGTCATAGATGAGCGGAGCTGGGGTTCGACGTCGGTAACGATTCTGCGATATGAACCCGGTGAACAGGACGATGACGAATAA
- a CDS encoding CCA tRNA nucleotidyltransferase, protein MTNKQAATKVVHRLREEGYQALFAGGCVRDMLLGRQAKDYDVVTDARPKQVMDIFRRTLEIGAQFGVVVVMLKKHQVEVATFRTESGYADGRHPQEVHFSNAREDAARRDFTINGMFYDPVAEQVYDYVGGQTDLDRQVIRTIGEPHERFSEDFLRMLRAVRFATQLDFEIDPATWNAVRELAGNITRISGERIGMELEAMLISPNRARGARLLIENELADQIFPEIDPNELTAGIGVLEQLPNGAGYELTLAGLFSACKSAAVINSLAVIRPSNALIKHVQFLLDNRGVLLEDDMRLARLRLLLAEPYFDDLYEYQLAIQKAKGESVKPLETIRSRAQELKGTELTPDPLLDGHELMKLGVKPGPMVGEVAREMYLEQLDNRLRTRQKAEEWVRNRINSDKTG, encoded by the coding sequence ATGACGAATAAGCAGGCAGCAACAAAGGTCGTCCATAGACTCCGCGAAGAGGGCTACCAGGCTCTGTTCGCAGGCGGGTGCGTGCGTGATATGCTGCTGGGCCGTCAGGCAAAGGATTACGATGTTGTCACAGACGCCAGACCGAAGCAGGTAATGGATATTTTCAGGCGTACACTTGAGATCGGCGCCCAGTTCGGCGTAGTCGTCGTCATGCTCAAAAAGCATCAAGTGGAAGTCGCAACCTTCAGAACCGAAAGCGGATACGCGGACGGCCGCCATCCCCAGGAGGTTCATTTCTCCAACGCAAGAGAGGATGCTGCCCGGCGGGACTTCACCATTAACGGCATGTTCTATGACCCCGTTGCAGAGCAAGTGTATGACTATGTAGGCGGCCAGACGGATTTGGACCGGCAGGTTATCCGAACGATAGGTGAGCCGCACGAGCGCTTCAGCGAAGATTTCCTCCGCATGCTGCGCGCGGTGCGATTTGCAACGCAGCTTGATTTTGAGATCGATCCAGCAACGTGGAACGCGGTGCGTGAGCTTGCCGGCAATATAACCCGCATCAGCGGTGAACGCATCGGCATGGAACTTGAGGCAATGCTCATTTCCCCGAACCGAGCCAGGGGTGCGAGACTGCTCATCGAAAACGAGCTGGCTGATCAGATTTTCCCAGAGATTGACCCAAATGAGTTGACGGCGGGTATTGGAGTGCTTGAACAGCTTCCCAATGGCGCAGGATACGAATTGACACTGGCAGGTCTGTTTTCGGCTTGCAAATCTGCGGCTGTGATCAATAGCCTGGCCGTAATCAGGCCCAGCAACGCACTGATAAAGCATGTGCAGTTTCTGCTGGATAACAGGGGCGTATTGCTTGAAGATGATATGAGACTTGCACGGCTGCGTCTTTTGCTGGCGGAGCCCTATTTCGACGACCTTTACGAGTACCAGCTCGCTATCCAGAAAGCTAAAGGCGAATCTGTCAAGCCGCTCGAAACCATACGATCTCGGGCTCAGGAACTGAAAGGCACCGAATTGACTCCCGATCCACTTTTGGACGGTCACGAACTGATGAAACTTGGGGTAAAACCGGGCCCAATGGTTGGTGAAGTCGCCCGAGAGATGTATCTGGAGCAGCTAGACAACAGGCTGAGAACCAGACAAAAGGCCGAAGAATGGGTACGAAATCGAATAAACAGTGATAAAACGGGCTAA
- a CDS encoding xylose operon transcription regulator XylR, which yields MKHIPRIGLLIETSRGYGQSLLSGIAIFSRLHGPWSFSRNLPFYRKSPEDAGSSPQLNLVDGIIAHTDDAQTLLPAIDLGIPMIVQGIKDVCQNLPTIIADDTAVGKMAAEHFLDRNFKNFAFCGFDEMYWSQLRKQGFGDAVQEAGYDLHAFAHPQANDKRWQENEQALLVEWLEALPKPVGIFACNDDRSQDIAEACMLAGLNVPQDAAILGVDNDELICELSEFPLSSIALSTEKAGYMAAELLNKMLSGDRIDNAQITIDPLYVVTRRSTDIFAMDDKEVATAARLIKESLHDTIAINDIADQVALSRRAIELRFRREMGCTINNYIQKERVARIKDLLLQTDWTVSQIAEKTGFSSATYMVQVFHKHMKETPLNYRKRHHPTS from the coding sequence ATGAAACATATACCAAGAATAGGCCTGTTGATCGAAACTTCACGAGGCTACGGCCAGAGTCTGCTTTCAGGCATCGCGATATTCTCCCGCTTACACGGCCCATGGTCCTTTTCCCGCAATCTCCCATTCTACAGGAAATCACCCGAAGACGCCGGTTCATCGCCCCAGCTAAACCTGGTAGATGGCATTATCGCGCACACCGACGATGCGCAGACATTATTGCCGGCAATCGACCTTGGGATACCGATGATAGTGCAGGGTATCAAAGATGTTTGTCAGAACCTGCCAACAATCATAGCCGATGATACGGCAGTTGGTAAAATGGCAGCAGAACATTTCCTTGATAGGAACTTCAAGAATTTTGCATTTTGCGGATTTGATGAGATGTACTGGTCACAGCTCCGCAAGCAGGGCTTCGGTGACGCGGTACAAGAAGCTGGTTACGACCTTCACGCATTTGCACATCCGCAAGCAAACGACAAGCGATGGCAGGAGAACGAACAAGCTCTGCTGGTCGAGTGGCTGGAAGCACTGCCAAAACCGGTCGGAATTTTCGCCTGCAACGATGATCGAAGCCAGGATATCGCAGAGGCGTGCATGCTTGCCGGCCTGAATGTCCCTCAAGATGCAGCAATCCTCGGGGTCGACAATGACGAATTGATCTGTGAACTTTCCGAGTTTCCCCTTTCAAGCATAGCGCTGTCGACAGAAAAGGCTGGATACATGGCAGCGGAACTGCTCAACAAAATGCTCTCAGGCGACCGCATCGATAACGCTCAGATAACCATTGACCCTCTTTATGTGGTCACTCGAAGATCCACGGATATTTTCGCAATGGACGATAAAGAAGTAGCAACGGCAGCAAGGCTTATCAAAGAGAGCTTACACGACACGATCGCAATCAACGACATCGCCGATCAGGTCGCATTATCCCGGCGTGCCATTGAGCTGAGATTTCGCAGGGAAATGGGTTGCACCATAAACAATTACATACAAAAAGAACGAGTTGCCAGAATAAAAGACTTGCTGCTGCAAACCGACTGGACGGTTTCACAGATCGCTGAGAAAACAGGATTCTCGTCAGCAACCTACATGGTGCAGGTTTTCCACAAGCACATGAAGGAAACGCCCCTCAACTACAGAAAACGACACCACCCGACGAGCTGA
- a CDS encoding sugar porter family MFS transporter: MKVVKEKTDGEYNLRYLLGISLVSAMGGLLFGYDLVVIGGAKEFYELVYNLSSPAIKGWAVSSCIVGCIIGALCVGKPADVFGRKKLLIVSAAMFFVSAIGSGYAPTFTQFVLYRLLGGIGMGFASTLSPMYIAEVSPASLRGRFVSLNQMTIVIGILLAQLVNYLILQSHPVPEGVEGAALLNTWNGQTGWRWMFAAEGIPALLFFALMFTVPNSPRWLCRAGRTEKAVTVMEKVGGAGYAGNSLASILETFDEKSRRHEVRELLKPRMRKILLIGIVLAVFQQWCGINVVFNYAHDIFKAAGYNVSGVLFNLVIVGITNFAFTIVAMFTVDKIGRKSLLLWGSAGLAISFGVVGLFFHLNVQGILVLLMVLAALACFAATLGPVVWVVISEIFPNRIRGLATSIAVLSLWIGNFVLSYTFPIIQDAYSIAATFWIYAVVCVLGVVFIRIYIPETKGKTLEQIEANLLDENLKETYGESQGTGKKVAGSR, translated from the coding sequence ATGAAAGTGGTCAAAGAAAAAACAGATGGCGAGTATAATCTAAGGTACTTACTTGGCATTTCTCTTGTCTCGGCCATGGGAGGGCTGTTGTTCGGGTACGATCTTGTGGTGATCGGAGGCGCCAAGGAGTTTTACGAACTGGTTTACAACTTATCCTCACCGGCCATCAAGGGCTGGGCCGTGAGCAGTTGTATCGTCGGCTGTATAATTGGGGCTCTGTGCGTGGGCAAGCCTGCAGATGTTTTTGGCCGCAAAAAGCTGCTGATCGTTTCCGCTGCGATGTTTTTCGTTTCCGCGATCGGGTCCGGATATGCGCCCACATTCACGCAGTTCGTACTTTATCGCCTGCTTGGCGGGATCGGAATGGGTTTCGCATCGACGCTTTCGCCGATGTATATCGCCGAGGTTTCGCCGGCATCACTTCGGGGGCGGTTTGTATCACTGAATCAGATGACGATCGTGATCGGTATTCTGCTGGCCCAACTTGTGAATTATCTGATACTGCAGTCGCACCCTGTCCCGGAAGGGGTCGAGGGAGCAGCGCTTCTCAACACCTGGAACGGTCAGACCGGCTGGCGGTGGATGTTTGCCGCCGAGGGAATACCGGCCTTGCTTTTCTTTGCATTGATGTTTACTGTGCCGAACAGTCCGCGATGGCTTTGCAGGGCGGGTCGAACTGAAAAGGCTGTGACAGTCATGGAAAAGGTCGGCGGCGCCGGGTACGCCGGGAACTCGCTTGCCAGTATACTCGAGACGTTCGATGAGAAGTCGCGACGACACGAAGTCAGAGAGCTTCTAAAGCCCCGCATGCGAAAGATCCTGCTGATCGGCATCGTCCTTGCCGTGTTCCAGCAGTGGTGCGGCATAAACGTGGTCTTCAACTACGCACACGACATTTTCAAGGCTGCCGGCTACAACGTAAGCGGTGTGCTGTTCAACCTGGTGATCGTTGGCATTACAAACTTTGCGTTTACTATCGTTGCGATGTTTACGGTTGATAAGATCGGTCGCAAGTCACTGCTGCTGTGGGGTTCGGCAGGTCTGGCTATTTCATTCGGGGTGGTCGGTCTGTTTTTCCACCTGAACGTACAAGGTATTCTGGTGCTGTTGATGGTTCTGGCTGCTTTGGCCTGTTTCGCAGCAACGCTTGGTCCGGTGGTCTGGGTCGTTATATCGGAAATATTTCCCAACCGCATACGAGGACTCGCAACTTCCATTGCTGTCCTTTCCCTGTGGATAGGCAATTTTGTCCTCTCTTATACTTTCCCGATCATTCAGGATGCGTACAGCATTGCAGCAACATTCTGGATATATGCCGTGGTCTGCGTGCTGGGGGTTGTCTTTATAAGAATATATATTCCTGAGACTAAGGGCAAGACACTAGAACAAATTGAAGCGAATCTGTTAGACGAGAATTTGAAAGAAACTTATGGTGAATCACAGGGAACTGGTAAGAAAGTCGCTGGATCACGTTGA
- a CDS encoding uroporphyrinogen decarboxylase family protein yields MVNHRELVRKSLDHVDPGKVVVDFGSTPVTGMHVLCVARLREHYGLEKKPVKVSDPYQMLGEIEPDLLDAMGVDTIGLAPPATMFGFKNNNWKEFTTPWGQEVLVGGDFNVTKDSNGDLLMYPQGDTDSMPSGRMPASGYFFDTIIRQEPIDEDKLDPADNLEEFGPISDEDLNYYKKQAGKLADSGRAVVSSLGGTAFGDIALVPAPFLKNPKGIRDITEWYMSTAMRPDYIHAIFSKQSEIAIDNLARLHDAVGEAIDVLLICGTDFGTQTSSFCSTETFDKLYAPYYKKLNNWIHANTTWKTFKHSCGAVANFMEHFIECGFDIINPVQCSAAGMDPKTLKESYGDRIVFWGGGVDTQKTLPFQTPEDVRQEVLSRCETFAPGGGFVFDAIHNVQANAPVENVVAMIEAVKEFNGEG; encoded by the coding sequence ATGGTGAATCACAGGGAACTGGTAAGAAAGTCGCTGGATCACGTTGATCCCGGCAAGGTCGTTGTCGATTTTGGAAGCACGCCGGTCACGGGCATGCATGTTTTGTGCGTTGCCCGACTGCGTGAACATTATGGGCTGGAGAAAAAGCCGGTAAAAGTATCTGATCCATACCAGATGCTCGGCGAGATAGAGCCGGATCTGCTCGATGCCATGGGCGTGGATACCATCGGGCTTGCACCGCCGGCCACAATGTTCGGTTTCAAAAACAACAACTGGAAGGAATTTACGACACCCTGGGGACAGGAGGTTCTTGTTGGCGGGGATTTCAATGTTACAAAGGACAGCAACGGCGATCTGCTGATGTATCCGCAGGGTGACACTGACTCAATGCCGAGTGGACGAATGCCGGCAAGCGGTTATTTCTTCGATACCATCATACGCCAGGAGCCGATTGATGAAGACAAGCTCGACCCTGCAGACAATCTCGAAGAGTTCGGACCGATCTCCGATGAGGACCTCAACTATTACAAAAAGCAGGCAGGTAAGCTCGCGGACTCAGGCAGGGCGGTTGTCAGCAGCCTTGGCGGTACTGCTTTTGGCGACATCGCGCTGGTTCCGGCGCCATTCTTGAAGAACCCCAAAGGCATCAGGGACATAACCGAATGGTACATGTCAACGGCTATGAGACCGGACTACATTCATGCAATATTCTCGAAGCAGAGCGAGATCGCAATTGATAATCTCGCCAGGCTGCACGATGCCGTCGGCGAAGCCATAGATGTCCTGCTTATTTGCGGCACGGACTTTGGCACACAAACGTCCAGTTTCTGCTCGACTGAGACGTTCGATAAGCTATATGCTCCGTACTATAAAAAGCTCAACAACTGGATTCACGCGAATACGACCTGGAAGACTTTCAAGCACTCCTGCGGTGCGGTTGCCAATTTCATGGAGCACTTTATCGAATGCGGGTTCGACATTATCAATCCCGTCCAGTGTTCGGCAGCGGGAATGGATCCGAAAACGCTCAAGGAGTCTTACGGCGACAGGATCGTCTTCTGGGGCGGCGGGGTTGATACACAAAAGACACTGCCTTTCCAGACACCGGAGGACGTTCGCCAAGAGGTGCTGAGCCGCTGCGAAACATTCGCCCCAGGCGGAGGCTTCGTATTCGACGCAATCCATAACGTACAGGCCAACGCCCCCGTCGAAAACGTTGTAGCCATGATCGAAGCGGTCAAAGAATTCAACGGCGAAGGCTGA
- a CDS encoding HAD family hydrolase: MNYKYILFDLDGTLINTLADLSNSMNYGLKQLGQPVHSHEECRKMIGSGVRKFAQQALPPTDQDLVDELLNLMRDHYRQNCTVDTVVYGGINELLAELDSICVPMAVVTNKDEDVARAIVRHYFGDRYFKKVAGAKDGVAIKPDPAVTLAIAEELGFSAEETLFVGDSDIDMLTGTACGMKTVGVSWGFRDSELLKQAGADVVVDEPAEIVELLA, translated from the coding sequence GTGAATTACAAATATATTCTTTTCGACCTTGATGGTACATTGATCAACACCCTGGCTGACCTTTCGAACTCGATGAACTATGGGCTAAAACAACTCGGTCAGCCTGTGCACAGTCACGAAGAATGCCGAAAGATGATAGGCAGCGGCGTTCGCAAATTCGCCCAGCAGGCGCTGCCGCCAACTGATCAGGATCTGGTGGATGAGCTGTTGAACCTTATGCGCGACCATTATCGGCAGAATTGCACTGTTGATACCGTGGTTTACGGGGGTATAAATGAGCTGCTTGCCGAACTGGACAGTATATGTGTCCCGATGGCGGTCGTAACCAATAAGGACGAGGATGTTGCACGGGCGATTGTGAGACACTATTTTGGCGATCGATATTTCAAAAAGGTTGCCGGCGCGAAAGACGGCGTTGCGATCAAGCCTGACCCGGCTGTCACCCTGGCTATCGCCGAAGAACTCGGCTTTTCGGCCGAAGAGACACTTTTTGTGGGTGACAGCGACATTGATATGCTCACCGGAACGGCCTGCGGCATGAAGACCGTGGGTGTGAGCTGGGGATTTCGCGACAGTGAGCTTTTGAAACAGGCCGGCGCTGATGTGGTTGTGGACGAGCCTGCGGAAATCGTTGAATTGCTCGCTTGA